The stretch of DNA TGATTCCGATGAACCAATTCCGTTTCGCATGCTCTATGAGCATCCCGCAATAGAAGAAGAGAATCCCGAGGGCGGGCGGCATCGCCAGAACCATACTGAACCTCTTGCCCATGTTCCACAGGATTGTTAGTACATAGATATACACCAAGAACAAAAATATCAGCACAATGAATCCGTCAAAGTACTTTCTGAATTCCTCGATGTTCTCTTTCAGCGGGTCTATTCTCGGTACCACGAGAAAGAGCAAGAACATTAAGACGGAGATAGCCGGCATCAAGAACAATCCCCAGAACCTTGACATGTAGCCATTAACGTCGCCCCGGGCATCCCAGTGCGAAGCCATTCTTTCCGGCATCCTGGGGTAAAAATAGACAGCCGCCGCAATAGAGAGCACGAGTATTGCCAGCACCAGCACTTCACTTTTCCTCACGGAATTCCTCCTTCGAGGACCTTGGCTCACAAGGTCTTTTCCAGCCTTTTCATCTCCTCAAGCATCATACTGCCAACCCGGTCTGTCGAGAGGCCTGAATCTGTTGAAAGTGATGTGACTTTCCTTTCGACAAGGAGGCTCTCAATTGCCATATCCACGAGTCTGGCGGCCCTTCGCTCGCCTATGTGGTCGAGGAGCATCCCGACCGCTCCGATTGCCGCGACAGGACACGCAATATTCTTCCCGGCGTACTTTGGAATTGAACCGTGCACCGGCTCGAACATTGAAACCTGCCCGGGGTGAATGTGCCCGCCCGCAGCAATTCCCAGTCCCCCCTGGAGCATCGCACCCAAATCGGCAATGATGTGTCCGAACATGCTGGTAGTAACTATCACATCAAACCACTCCGGTTTCTCCAGGTCAAGTCTTTTTTCTCCTGTAAAATTGGTCAGGTATAGCCTCCTCCCGGTGAA from Candidatus Eisenbacteria bacterium encodes:
- a CDS encoding SdpI family protein, with amino-acid sequence MRKSEVLVLAILVLSIAAAVYFYPRMPERMASHWDARGDVNGYMSRFWGLFLMPAISVLMFLLFLVVPRIDPLKENIEEFRKYFDGFIVLIFLFLVYIYVLTILWNMGKRFSMVLAMPPALGILFFYCGMLIEHAKRNWFIGIRTPWTLSNEKVWDKTHKIGGKLFKVSGVIAFVGILFRDLAFYFVIVPICCVAAYTIVYSYVEYQKEMKLT
- a CDS encoding isocitrate/isopropylmalate family dehydrogenase — encoded protein: FTGRRLYLTNFTGEKRLDLEKPEWFDVIVTTSMFGHIIADLGAMLQGGLGIAAGGHIHPGQVSMFEPVHGSIPKYAGKNIACPVAAIGAVGMLLDHIGERRAARLVDMAIESLLVERKVTSLSTDSGLSTDRVGSMMLEEMKRLEKTL